From Pseudoxanthomonas sp. YR558, the proteins below share one genomic window:
- a CDS encoding conjugal transfer protein TraD, whose product MTATEHYRDQIQRATERLTQLQARTLLAHQRREAKAQGKAKREEMKRRKRVAELIFLVGAHALDDEEIVGALLEHTARRNDENMRELIHAKGSERLKRH is encoded by the coding sequence ATGACCGCAACAGAGCACTATCGCGATCAAATTCAACGAGCCACAGAACGCTTGACCCAGCTTCAAGCGAGGACTCTGTTGGCCCACCAGCGACGCGAAGCAAAGGCGCAAGGAAAAGCTAAGCGGGAGGAGATGAAACGACGGAAACGCGTAGCCGAACTAATTTTTCTGGTCGGCGCCCACGCATTGGACGATGAGGAAATTGTGGGCGCACTGTTAGAGCACACTGCTCGTAGGAACGACGAGAACATGCGTGAACTCATTCACGCGAAGGGCTCCGAGCGACTCAAACGCCACTGA
- a CDS encoding AAA family ATPase, with the protein MQLLRARIKNFRSLRDVSIDFEAHTALIGGNGAGKSSILKALEKFYSTSKVLDQDDYFGRDITLPVEIELTFGALSAGEQETFESRVRDGTLTVSRVFDGTASSGRYYGSTLQNPDFSAIRAIGGATEKRSAYKALKEGTAAYAELPSVTSAGQIEAFLQEWELAHPDSLALLRDDGQFFGFQNAGRGALQRHTSFVFVPAVREASLDAADGKSSAIGRLLEIVVRSAILQRKDVQAFQEEVTARYRALVAPANMPELGELANRLTGDLKSLYRDAAVGLTWRDVADIAVPLPAADVSLSDEGFGGPVDRQGHGLQRAFVFTLLQHLAKTSHQTPATEEETTEETGQTTPLAAPSLILAIEEPELYQHPTKQRHLASVLRGLSTGSLPGATGPTQIIFGSHSPMFVAMERANEVRLARRLKSADSKFKHAHLTSLSLANVASRLEKANNKAPGTWTAATLTPRLHILGTELSEGFFANGVVLVEGRSDRSALQACARLLGLDFHAAGIAILPVEGKLNLDRPYAVFTELEIPTFLVWDCDLNKKEPVANTALLHLADAHAKYDEPLSTRIAKNYAYFEDTLESTLILELGNDLHSQCLGEACEPFGLTPSRETHKIPEVMHRVLTCAKDKGTSSPTLEALVNAIWLHLAPDEIQL; encoded by the coding sequence ATGCAGCTACTGAGAGCACGCATCAAAAACTTCCGCTCTTTGCGTGATGTTTCCATTGACTTTGAGGCTCACACCGCGCTGATCGGCGGCAATGGCGCAGGTAAGTCAAGCATCCTCAAGGCTCTTGAGAAGTTCTACTCCACGAGCAAAGTGCTCGACCAAGATGACTACTTCGGCCGCGACATCACTCTACCCGTGGAGATTGAGCTGACCTTCGGGGCGTTAAGTGCCGGGGAGCAAGAGACCTTTGAAAGCAGGGTTCGTGATGGAACCTTGACGGTATCGAGAGTTTTCGATGGGACGGCCTCCTCGGGTCGCTACTACGGATCGACTCTCCAAAATCCAGACTTCTCTGCTATACGCGCCATCGGTGGCGCAACTGAGAAGCGATCTGCCTACAAGGCGCTCAAAGAGGGGACCGCCGCTTACGCCGAGCTTCCCAGTGTCACGAGTGCTGGGCAAATCGAAGCATTTCTACAGGAGTGGGAGCTCGCCCATCCGGATTCGCTGGCCCTACTGAGGGACGACGGCCAGTTCTTCGGATTCCAGAATGCTGGACGTGGGGCGCTACAGCGCCATACAAGTTTTGTCTTCGTTCCAGCGGTTAGAGAAGCTTCGCTCGATGCAGCCGATGGAAAATCCAGCGCCATCGGGCGACTGCTTGAGATCGTTGTTCGCAGCGCCATTCTTCAGCGCAAGGATGTGCAGGCTTTTCAAGAGGAGGTGACAGCTCGCTATCGCGCTCTGGTCGCGCCTGCAAACATGCCCGAACTCGGAGAACTCGCGAACCGCTTAACCGGCGACCTCAAAAGCCTGTATCGAGACGCTGCTGTGGGCCTCACCTGGCGAGATGTAGCGGATATCGCAGTGCCCCTGCCTGCCGCAGACGTTTCATTGAGTGATGAAGGTTTCGGTGGCCCTGTTGACCGCCAAGGTCACGGGCTACAGCGTGCCTTTGTTTTCACGCTCTTGCAGCATTTGGCGAAGACCAGCCATCAGACTCCGGCGACCGAAGAAGAGACTACGGAGGAAACAGGCCAAACGACACCACTAGCGGCTCCAAGCCTCATCTTAGCCATTGAGGAGCCGGAGCTATACCAACATCCGACCAAACAGCGTCACTTAGCGAGCGTCCTGAGAGGCTTGAGCACCGGAAGTCTGCCAGGCGCAACTGGGCCAACCCAGATCATTTTTGGCTCGCACTCACCCATGTTCGTTGCGATGGAACGAGCCAACGAGGTGCGGCTTGCTCGACGGTTGAAATCGGCCGATAGCAAGTTCAAGCATGCGCATTTGACTTCGTTGAGCCTTGCCAACGTTGCTTCGCGCCTAGAAAAAGCAAACAACAAGGCGCCAGGAACTTGGACGGCAGCAACCCTTACCCCAAGACTGCATATCCTCGGGACGGAACTCTCAGAGGGCTTCTTTGCCAACGGTGTCGTGTTGGTCGAGGGTAGAAGCGACCGATCGGCACTTCAAGCATGTGCGCGACTGCTAGGCCTCGACTTCCATGCAGCGGGCATCGCCATCCTTCCCGTCGAGGGCAAGCTTAATCTTGACAGGCCCTACGCAGTCTTCACGGAGCTAGAGATTCCGACCTTTTTAGTCTGGGACTGCGATCTGAACAAGAAAGAGCCAGTGGCAAATACCGCGCTCCTTCATTTGGCAGATGCCCATGCCAAATATGATGAACCTCTCTCCACTCGCATAGCCAAAAACTACGCTTATTTTGAAGACACACTTGAATCAACACTGATTCTAGAGCTAGGAAATGACCTACATTCGCAATGCCTGGGAGAAGCATGCGAACCATTTGGCTTAACACCCAGTAGAGAGACTCACAAAATACCGGAGGTCATGCATCGCGTGCTTACCTGTGCGAAAGATAAGGGAACAAGCTCTCCCACGCTGGAAGCTCTTGTCAACGCGATATGGTTACACCTAGCACCTGATGAAATTCAACTCTAA
- a CDS encoding site-specific integrase, protein MTNPYAKSLQAYIDKPSGSLVMEDLRIGRIRIGKLIVEGREAAYSAQDLINTACDRTARVRSGKHGTRYHDPLPVGSPARLLSVEIEDYAKHQKRRHLKVGTVEASTRTLNLLLLTSGDVPVSRIDHTHIERMWDLLRWAPPGLGTDPDLVGLSFDQLIARGRVLNVPGAARSTQDKHQRFLTAFFNRLMATRAILHSPMAAFGDIKKDLTRDPERSGANRGPFSDDELQKIFDPVVFTEWARKWPHRWWAPMIGLYTGARINEIAQLKVKDIVKEGDVWCIAIQQTVDADLARNEGQKSRQSLKGRSAIRRIPIHRALLDAGSLDFVDDIKACRHPRLFPHLSAGVNRATGETNARYSQGLLNQFSTYMKSLGFPKGIGFHGFRHILATYLKHRRVPDADVAALTGHTPRQDFPVLGQYNNSPNPFERTRQLEALEVFQPPVVLPRYKRGQFAKELGRGAKFYP, encoded by the coding sequence GTGACGAACCCCTACGCTAAATCACTGCAGGCCTACATCGATAAGCCCTCCGGCTCGCTGGTCATGGAAGACCTCCGGATAGGCCGCATTCGTATCGGGAAGCTAATTGTGGAAGGACGAGAGGCGGCTTACAGCGCTCAAGACCTTATCAATACGGCGTGCGACCGGACTGCAAGGGTTCGTAGTGGCAAGCACGGAACCCGCTACCACGACCCTCTGCCAGTTGGCAGTCCAGCGCGCCTCCTCTCCGTTGAGATAGAAGACTACGCAAAGCATCAGAAGCGTCGCCACTTGAAGGTCGGGACCGTCGAGGCATCAACCCGCACCCTCAACCTCTTGCTTCTGACTTCTGGTGACGTGCCGGTTTCTCGCATCGACCATACGCACATCGAACGCATGTGGGACTTGCTGCGATGGGCACCGCCTGGACTGGGCACAGATCCTGACCTCGTTGGCTTGTCCTTTGACCAACTGATTGCCCGCGGCCGGGTGCTCAATGTGCCTGGCGCTGCACGGTCAACGCAGGACAAGCATCAGCGATTCCTCACAGCGTTCTTCAACCGCCTTATGGCCACCAGGGCAATTCTTCACTCTCCTATGGCGGCGTTCGGTGACATCAAGAAGGATTTGACCCGCGATCCGGAGAGATCCGGCGCCAACCGGGGGCCCTTCAGCGACGACGAACTCCAGAAGATTTTCGATCCTGTCGTCTTCACCGAGTGGGCGCGTAAGTGGCCGCATCGCTGGTGGGCGCCCATGATTGGTTTGTATACAGGCGCGCGCATCAATGAGATCGCCCAACTCAAAGTGAAAGACATCGTCAAAGAAGGGGATGTCTGGTGCATCGCGATCCAACAAACCGTCGATGCTGATTTGGCCAGGAACGAAGGACAGAAATCGCGCCAGAGCCTCAAGGGAAGATCCGCCATTCGGAGGATCCCGATCCATCGAGCGCTGCTCGATGCAGGATCTCTGGACTTCGTGGACGACATCAAAGCGTGCCGGCACCCTCGTCTGTTCCCTCACCTGTCTGCAGGCGTTAATCGGGCTACAGGCGAGACGAATGCTCGGTATAGCCAAGGCCTGCTCAATCAGTTCAGCACATATATGAAGAGCCTTGGTTTCCCGAAGGGCATTGGGTTCCATGGCTTCAGGCACATACTAGCCACGTATCTGAAACACCGGCGCGTGCCAGATGCCGACGTTGCAGCGCTAACCGGGCACACACCGCGCCAAGACTTCCCAGTGCTAGGCCAATACAACAACTCGCCCAACCCCTTCGAGCGCACCCGACAACTAGAGGCCTTGGAGGTGTTCCAGCCGCCAGTGGTTCTGCCGCGTTACAAGCGGGGACAGTTCGCCAAGGAGTTAGGCCGGGGCGCGAAATTCTACCCCTGA
- a CDS encoding reverse transcriptase family protein, whose protein sequence is MTPQPLRKLFDAMYHGKYRFEEFLALSPEENYSPVHWKNRTIYKPSRALKDFHLFLNGFVLEHLPVNTSVSFAYRKGTTLLQAVEPHAKSRAFFQTDLERFFDSITTPLVQKALAENETPVADLSDHLDHILKLLTIDGQLPIGYSTSPILSNACLLSFDQRLAQISAERGWVYTRYADDIMLSTQDRAELLDARTVIEDCLTTELGDGFNLNPAKSKLTTTGRKIKLLGLVILPTGKIAIDRDVRNRIESWIYFYLRDRSRLSRIFEETYDEGMEEGLERLGGLVSYAYASDHAYLEKLRRKFGTTVIDSFLRRSAQ, encoded by the coding sequence ATGACCCCGCAGCCGTTGCGCAAGCTGTTCGATGCCATGTATCACGGGAAATACCGCTTCGAGGAATTCTTGGCGCTCTCTCCCGAAGAGAACTACAGCCCGGTTCATTGGAAGAACCGCACCATCTATAAGCCATCCAGAGCACTGAAAGACTTTCACCTCTTCCTAAATGGCTTTGTCCTAGAGCATCTTCCTGTCAATACGTCGGTCTCCTTTGCATATCGCAAAGGCACCACACTGCTGCAAGCAGTCGAGCCGCACGCGAAAAGCCGAGCGTTCTTCCAGACCGATCTGGAGCGCTTCTTCGACAGCATCACAACTCCGTTGGTTCAAAAGGCCCTGGCGGAAAACGAGACTCCCGTTGCCGACCTTAGTGACCACCTAGACCACATCCTCAAGCTTCTTACCATCGACGGCCAGCTCCCCATCGGTTATTCCACATCCCCGATCCTCAGCAATGCTTGTTTGCTCTCCTTTGACCAGCGGCTGGCACAGATTAGCGCCGAACGCGGCTGGGTCTACACCCGCTATGCCGACGACATCATGCTCTCCACACAGGACCGCGCCGAGCTGTTGGACGCACGCACCGTCATTGAGGACTGCCTCACCACTGAACTGGGTGACGGCTTCAACCTCAACCCGGCAAAGAGCAAGCTGACCACAACCGGCCGGAAGATCAAGCTTCTGGGGCTAGTTATTCTCCCTACCGGCAAGATAGCCATTGACCGCGATGTCAGAAACCGCATCGAGTCCTGGATCTACTTTTATCTTCGGGATAGGTCGCGATTGTCGAGGATATTCGAGGAAACGTATGACGAGGGAATGGAAGAAGGATTAGAGCGCCTCGGCGGCCTCGTCAGCTATGCATATGCTTCCGACCACGCCTATCTCGAGAAACTTAGACGCAAGTTCGGAACCACTGTCATTGACAGTTTTCTGCGCAGGTCTGCCCAATGA
- a CDS encoding AAA family ATPase, whose product MSCLQVTLEAIQHIAHLHLDVDLSKSGLMCLVGRNGAGKTTLVRALRNLSSSDTFIRTATPYAFSETSRIVYDLDGAQATFVYDTGIRSLNCHETIPKELRELIAAELPMPYGSRFNFFKSASDADPDIRTAIALKTYLRPDELIAFLNSVYETDRYSAMAEVKVKGKSYYALVREDGTYIREDYLSSGEHFLINLYRTIKGPSKLLVIDEIDLSLDAAAQANLPAWLREFCFEYECKILFTTHSLALMRQLETEELFYMECDTGHVSIKPTSYSYAMARLFGFVGFDRYIATEDKKLISLIHHLIKKFCPTTLLTYKVIYLGGASQVASLIESNESDQFLAAPEKVIAILDGDQSKEKYAQHPSIHMIPLNSVEKALWAARQEDPDFPFVTTRDNFTSEKDFENYLKDKKIATQEQIFDYLIGKHEAGFQKIAQVLTGLLPPPHG is encoded by the coding sequence ATGAGTTGCCTGCAAGTAACGCTTGAAGCCATCCAGCACATCGCCCATCTCCACCTTGACGTGGATTTATCCAAGAGCGGACTGATGTGCTTAGTCGGCCGAAATGGTGCCGGAAAGACGACCCTAGTGAGAGCCCTTCGGAACCTCTCCAGCTCAGACACGTTCATACGAACGGCAACGCCTTACGCTTTTTCGGAGACCAGCCGGATCGTCTATGACCTAGATGGCGCTCAGGCGACCTTTGTCTATGACACAGGAATTCGATCCCTCAACTGCCACGAAACAATCCCGAAAGAACTGCGCGAACTGATCGCGGCCGAACTCCCTATGCCATACGGGAGCCGATTCAACTTCTTCAAGAGCGCCAGCGATGCCGACCCGGACATTCGGACAGCTATTGCTCTTAAGACCTACCTACGTCCCGACGAGCTAATTGCCTTTCTTAACTCGGTCTACGAAACAGACCGCTACTCGGCGATGGCCGAAGTCAAGGTTAAAGGAAAGAGCTACTACGCTCTGGTCAGGGAAGATGGGACTTACATCCGTGAGGACTACCTCAGCTCCGGAGAGCACTTCCTCATCAACCTCTATCGGACGATCAAGGGTCCTTCGAAGCTCTTGGTGATCGACGAGATCGACCTCTCTCTGGACGCGGCGGCTCAGGCAAACCTGCCCGCGTGGCTGCGCGAATTTTGCTTTGAATACGAGTGCAAGATCCTATTCACCACTCATTCTCTCGCACTGATGCGACAACTGGAGACTGAGGAACTCTTCTACATGGAGTGCGACACTGGCCATGTCTCCATCAAGCCTACGTCCTACAGCTACGCGATGGCGAGACTATTCGGGTTCGTTGGATTTGACAGATACATTGCCACGGAAGATAAGAAGCTAATCTCGCTGATCCACCACTTGATCAAGAAGTTTTGCCCAACAACGCTACTAACCTACAAGGTTATTTATCTCGGAGGAGCCTCTCAAGTTGCCAGCCTCATCGAAAGCAATGAGTCGGACCAATTCTTGGCGGCACCAGAGAAGGTGATTGCGATCCTTGATGGTGATCAATCCAAGGAGAAATATGCCCAGCACCCGAGCATTCATATGATCCCACTGAACAGCGTGGAGAAAGCACTCTGGGCCGCGAGGCAGGAAGATCCGGACTTCCCCTTTGTCACTACGCGAGATAACTTCACTAGCGAAAAGGACTTCGAGAACTACCTCAAAGACAAGAAAATCGCCACGCAGGAGCAGATTTTTGACTACCTAATCGGCAAGCACGAGGCTGGTTTTCAGAAAATAGCGCAAGTCCTCACCGGACTTTTGCCTCCTCCTCATGGTTGA
- a CDS encoding helix-turn-helix transcriptional regulator: MPAPLPPASTFGRRLREARLARGMNQAALGAVLGLEEENTAAPRISRYERGDRMPDNESMEKLAAALELPVAYFHAASEPMAEAILVMSQLAEGEQEELVRRMRDFVREGLRSRGA, encoded by the coding sequence ATGCCTGCACCGCTGCCCCCAGCTTCAACCTTCGGTCGTCGCCTTCGCGAGGCCAGGCTTGCGCGGGGGATGAACCAGGCCGCCCTGGGCGCTGTTCTCGGGCTGGAGGAAGAGAACACGGCAGCCCCAAGGATTTCGCGCTATGAGCGAGGGGACCGTATGCCGGACAACGAAAGCATGGAGAAGCTGGCCGCAGCATTGGAGCTTCCTGTTGCCTATTTTCATGCCGCGAGTGAGCCAATGGCGGAAGCCATCTTGGTGATGTCGCAACTGGCTGAAGGAGAGCAAGAGGAGTTGGTGCGTAGGATGCGTGATTTCGTGCGAGAAGGTTTGCGTTCGCGCGGAGCCTAA
- a CDS encoding DUF4398 domain-containing protein, with amino-acid sequence MKVPYLSRAREAADRAKALLAAGVDDQLRYAALELRFAMEALTYDRAQAYAKEIPPEEMATWQPDKVMKVLLEIEPTADRSYTLRIGEEPYPGGIPTKMHTVGTDTVFSLVELRKHYHAVGSVLHTPTMQQMERAKPLDAAKLRMRLEAITQSLTKSLESPIRNFTFGNFARLPCKRCGESIRKRLPTGQHPVEAKCFSCGAPYQVSLLNDGTVWWEPLTREAKCPTENCSGEFVLWLDEVKIGTHWSCSGCKKPYRIEFGISPDTGAE; translated from the coding sequence ATGAAAGTCCCCTATCTATCACGCGCGCGAGAGGCAGCGGATCGAGCCAAGGCGCTCCTTGCTGCAGGAGTAGATGACCAGCTTCGCTATGCGGCTTTGGAGCTACGCTTTGCGATGGAGGCGTTGACCTATGACCGCGCTCAAGCCTACGCCAAGGAGATCCCACCGGAGGAGATGGCGACCTGGCAGCCGGATAAGGTGATGAAAGTGCTGTTGGAGATCGAGCCGACTGCGGATCGCAGCTACACGCTCAGGATCGGGGAAGAGCCGTATCCAGGCGGAATTCCAACGAAAATGCATACGGTGGGGACCGATACGGTATTCAGCTTGGTCGAGCTAAGAAAGCACTATCACGCAGTCGGGTCTGTGTTGCATACGCCTACGATGCAACAGATGGAGCGTGCTAAGCCGTTGGATGCCGCCAAGCTCCGGATGCGCCTCGAAGCGATCACACAGTCCCTAACCAAGTCGCTAGAGTCGCCAATCCGGAACTTTACATTCGGAAATTTTGCGAGGCTTCCGTGCAAACGGTGCGGCGAGTCGATCAGAAAACGTTTGCCGACCGGTCAGCACCCCGTAGAGGCCAAGTGCTTTTCTTGTGGCGCCCCATATCAGGTGAGCCTGCTGAATGATGGAACGGTGTGGTGGGAGCCACTAACGCGCGAGGCGAAGTGCCCCACTGAAAACTGCTCAGGAGAATTTGTGCTTTGGCTGGACGAAGTAAAAATAGGCACACATTGGTCTTGTTCTGGGTGCAAGAAGCCCTATCGCATCGAGTTTGGTATCTCTCCAGATACGGGCGCCGAATGA
- a CDS encoding DUF2513 domain-containing protein, with protein MTRDDDLIRKLMLILEQANSYVNDNLVVEGYTRDQIAYHLGLIVRAGYAEGPQPRYSSSGSDPTIPLAVVVNRLSPAGHDFIAALRDDTVWAKVKERLAKVGGSASLDVIGQVGASVAKQMLGLA; from the coding sequence ATGACACGCGACGATGATTTGATCAGAAAGCTCATGCTGATCCTTGAACAGGCCAATAGCTACGTCAATGACAATCTTGTCGTTGAAGGCTACACGCGGGATCAGATTGCCTACCACCTAGGGCTCATTGTCCGAGCCGGCTATGCGGAAGGGCCACAACCCCGCTACTCATCCAGTGGAAGCGATCCAACTATCCCCTTGGCGGTGGTTGTCAATCGCCTCTCACCCGCTGGTCATGACTTCATCGCCGCATTACGCGACGACACGGTATGGGCCAAAGTCAAAGAGCGCCTGGCCAAGGTCGGTGGTTCTGCCAGCTTGGATGTCATCGGCCAGGTTGGTGCATCCGTCGCCAAGCAAATGCTTGGCCTAGCCTAG
- a CDS encoding Abi family protein — protein sequence MPRSVKYRPEIIDELISLGRIASYRSVFGHEDDAELVGAYLWNANVCANFYPLLQLTEVSLRNAIDRALSAQHQGRSWWASGILQYRSYRRDRNAPKVVEKIEKNFRSAREKVITEKRARYRSSVIPSHQEILAKADFSTWEFILDSEFMGDRLIWPACLGQAFRGDWSGRTPSQLLTHTRDQVRSIRMFRNRVFHHEPAWKHSGIRSETDAVNFLNGRLRAITSMLGLIHPEQMRLAEKSGLISSVERACTANELKRYKLRAQYKKIKTVNKLESLLELCASANEAVLVKSYRGRGRKFLIVPA from the coding sequence ATGCCTAGAAGCGTCAAATATCGCCCCGAGATCATAGACGAACTTATTTCGCTGGGGCGTATAGCAAGCTACCGTTCAGTTTTTGGACATGAGGACGATGCGGAGCTGGTAGGGGCGTATTTATGGAACGCCAACGTGTGCGCCAACTTTTATCCACTTCTGCAACTTACGGAAGTTTCATTAAGAAATGCAATCGACAGGGCTCTCAGTGCTCAGCACCAAGGCCGATCATGGTGGGCTAGCGGAATCTTACAGTATCGCTCCTACCGGCGGGATCGTAACGCTCCAAAGGTAGTCGAGAAGATCGAAAAAAACTTTAGGTCCGCTCGCGAAAAGGTGATAACCGAGAAGCGCGCTCGCTACCGAAGTAGCGTAATCCCTTCACATCAAGAAATCTTGGCCAAGGCCGACTTCTCAACTTGGGAGTTCATCTTGGATTCTGAATTTATGGGGGATCGCTTGATCTGGCCGGCCTGCCTAGGACAAGCATTTCGTGGAGACTGGAGCGGGCGAACTCCATCGCAATTGCTTACCCACACCCGTGATCAGGTGCGCTCGATTCGGATGTTTAGGAATCGTGTGTTCCATCATGAGCCAGCCTGGAAACACTCTGGCATACGCTCCGAGACCGACGCGGTAAATTTTCTGAATGGGCGACTCAGGGCAATAACGTCAATGCTGGGGCTGATTCATCCTGAGCAGATGCGGCTCGCCGAGAAAAGCGGTCTTATTTCCTCAGTAGAGAGGGCTTGCACAGCAAATGAGCTAAAACGCTACAAACTACGAGCTCAGTATAAAAAAATCAAAACGGTGAACAAGCTGGAGTCCTTGCTCGAACTGTGTGCATCGGCTAATGAAGCTGTCTTGGTGAAATCTTATCGCGGGCGAGGCCGAAAGTTTTTGATTGTTCCGGCCTGA
- a CDS encoding beta-propeller fold lactonase family protein — translation MSVLRRFVLGLLIALGSVGAPAAHSAELLVGNKSDDTVWRLSLRDGRRIGEYRTGEAPHEIAVAPDGRLAVVTNYGGAKSGNTLSVLDLVSGKPTRTIDLGQHSAPHGVRFLADGRRVLVTTEATASLVVVDVASGEVERSIDVGGGTGHMLALAPDGQVAYLTKIQAGTISRIDLATGARIEKPAGKGAEGVAVRPDGTEVWVTNREDGTLTVHDPRTLAVKRRMSSKGFPIRVAFSADGALAFVTNARAATLAVFNARTKVPVATVALSREDMAYQPTMLGNAALPIGVVVAADRPRAYVAISGGDRIAVIDTQRWQVIDYWVTGREPDALGFID, via the coding sequence GCGCACTCGGCGGAACTGCTGGTTGGCAACAAGTCGGACGATACGGTCTGGCGTCTTTCCTTGCGCGATGGCCGCCGGATCGGCGAGTACCGGACTGGCGAGGCGCCGCATGAGATCGCGGTGGCGCCGGATGGGCGCCTCGCCGTAGTGACGAACTACGGCGGCGCGAAGTCGGGCAACACACTCTCGGTGCTGGATCTGGTAAGCGGCAAGCCGACGCGCACCATCGACCTGGGCCAGCACAGCGCGCCGCATGGCGTCCGCTTCCTGGCCGACGGGCGCCGCGTGCTGGTCACCACGGAGGCGACCGCCAGCCTGGTGGTCGTGGATGTGGCATCGGGCGAGGTCGAGCGCAGCATCGATGTCGGCGGCGGCACCGGGCACATGCTGGCGTTGGCGCCGGACGGGCAGGTGGCTTACCTGACCAAGATCCAGGCCGGGACAATCAGTCGGATCGACCTGGCCACGGGCGCGAGGATCGAAAAACCCGCCGGCAAGGGCGCCGAGGGCGTGGCCGTTCGGCCGGACGGCACCGAAGTCTGGGTGACCAACCGCGAGGACGGCACGCTGACCGTGCACGACCCGCGGACGCTCGCGGTCAAGCGTCGGATGAGCAGCAAGGGCTTTCCGATCCGTGTGGCCTTCTCCGCGGATGGCGCGCTGGCCTTCGTCACCAATGCGCGCGCGGCCACGCTGGCCGTGTTCAATGCGCGCACCAAGGTGCCGGTAGCGACGGTCGCGCTCTCTCGCGAGGACATGGCGTACCAGCCCACCATGCTCGGCAACGCCGCGTTGCCTATCGGCGTCGTGGTGGCCGCGGACCGCCCACGTGCCTACGTGGCCATCAGCGGCGGCGACCGTATCGCCGTGATCGATACGCAGCGTTGGCAGGTCATCGACTACTGGGTGACCGGGCGCGAACCCGACGCGTTGGGCTTCATCGACTGA